The Alosa alosa isolate M-15738 ecotype Scorff River chromosome 9, AALO_Geno_1.1, whole genome shotgun sequence genome includes a region encoding these proteins:
- the LOC125300045 gene encoding GTP-binding protein REM 2-like — MQKSVRREVRVCTVPRIRRSWEWGVEVRQRLSERERERDSTKARPKGTLTLLVLLAVCQIRETDWQQVFVQLLLCHPVPSMTLSSAPALRRGSTPVPIKHQLRREEAVNDDCDWTSGLGGQSPPPISFSPAQDEFASLGTDRHGGPLRIALLGQNGVGKSSLAIALAGETDRTASVDSEGEGYVRMVTVDDEESTIIIYDNWRQDLSTLQCEVCVLVFSVTDRRSFHRTAQLRLLLRETQPQTPIILVGNKSDLVRSREVSTEEARSSAALFGSLYLELSTTLEHNTAELLEAAVRAARGEGLGPGGACGGDDGGGGAGGRRESLTTRAKRFLANLVPRYPREREREGGKFFRQKSRSCHDLVAL; from the exons ATGCAGAAGAGCGTGAGGAGAGAGGTTCGAGTCTGCACTGTTCCTCGCATTAGACGGTCTTgggagtggggggtggaggtgagacagagactgagcgagagagagagagagagagattcaacaAAGGCAAGACCAAAGGGAACACTTACACTGTTGGTGCTGCTAGCCGTGTGCCAG ATCAGAGAAACAGACTGGCAGCAGGTTTTTGTCCAACTTCTCCTTTGCCATCCAGTTCCCAG tATGACATTGTCCAGTGCTCCGGCTCTGCGTAGAGGAAGCACCCCAGTTCCCATAAAGCACCAATTAAGACGGGAGGAAGCCGTCAATGATGATTGTGATTGGACGTCGGGACTAGGGGGCCAGTCACCTCCACCAATCAGTTTCTCACCTGCTCAGGACGAGTTTGCGTCTTTGGGCACAGACAGGCATGGAGGGCCTTTACGGATTGCCTTGCTGGGACAGAATGGAGTTGGCAAGTCTTCTTTGGCCATTGCCCTGGCCGGAGAAACGGACAGAACAGCTTCTGTAGACTCAGAGG GGGAAGGCTATGTTCGCATGGTTACCGTGGACGACGAGGAAAGCACCATCATTATCTATGACAACtggaggcag GACCTCTCCACGCTGCAGTgcgaggtgtgtgtgcttgtgttctcGGTGACGGACAGGCGGAGTTTCCACCGCACGGCCCAGCTCCGCCTCCTCCTGAGGGAGACGCAGCCACAGACTCCCATCATCCTCGTGGGCAACAAGAGCGATCTGGTGCGTTCCCGCGAGGTCAGCACAGAAG aggCACGCTCCAGTGCGGCCCTGTTCGGTAGCCTCTACCTGGAGCTCTCCACCACACTAGAGCACAATACAGCGGAGCTTCTGGAGGCAGCAGTGCGGGCGGCGCGGGGCGAGGGCCTGGGGCCCGGGGGGGCCTGCGGTGGGGACGACGGGGGCGGTGGCGCGGGGGGCCGGCGCGAGAGCCTCACCACCCGCGCCAAACGCTTCCTAGCCAACCTGGTGCCGCGCTACCCccgcgagagggagagagaagggggcaaGTTCTTCCGGCAGAAGTCTCGGTCATGCCATGACCTGGTAGCCCTGTGA